One region of Edaphobacter bradus genomic DNA includes:
- a CDS encoding glycoside hydrolase family 2 protein produces MNAAKVSQSASPEMKFSLDQDWLFGGKVSSQLEESQFAKVTLPHCVARLSWESWNPDSWEDVWLYRRYISLPQELPGRRVFLKFDAIMTAAEVSINGVSLPAHQGGYLPVTYEITQALKKGDNVLDVRVDARFENVPPAGSPRGPRAVDYYLPGGMIRGAMLFAVPDVFISDVFAKPMDVLEPRRRVEIACSLDAATSPEEKLQLEVNLLDGTHVVSSTRKELSASNSGKFDEKITLGGLSNIKLWDVDSPKLYDLVVTLTAAGRPVHDYRTRIGFREAKFTVDGFFLNGRRLHLFGLNRHELYPYVGYAMPPRVMRRDAEIIRNEFHCNIVRCSHYPQSESFLEACDELGLMVWEETPGWQYIGDAAFQDLVVQNVGDMIVRDRNHASIVIWGVRVNESRNEQPLYKRTTALAKSLDDSRPCSGSMTGFDKWQEDWHEDVFAMDDYHQSPDGTVQIYPPLPGIPYMLAETVGQRTYTATGFNNVYRRAGDIATQYNQALYHAQAHDKALAYPRLCGVIAWCAFEYGSPQNSHKGVKNPGVADVFRVPKLGAAFYQSQVSPDIKPVILPNFYWNFGPSTPRGPGKGAAIFSNCDQLKLYVDGKLHSTIEPDRKNYPNLKHSPFFADLDLDGANHPELRIDGYVASRKVTFASFSSDLKQDQFFVTVDDEAIVGDGLDATRVVFRVADKFGAPRLFAGGDVNFTLTGPGLLVGDNPFFLTESGGVGAIWLRGLPNTSGKLTLQARHCALGSKSIVIAVHPDTGARRV; encoded by the coding sequence ATGAATGCCGCCAAGGTATCGCAGTCGGCCTCTCCTGAAATGAAGTTTTCCCTCGACCAGGATTGGCTCTTTGGAGGCAAAGTAAGCTCCCAACTCGAAGAGAGTCAATTCGCCAAAGTCACTCTCCCCCACTGCGTCGCCAGGCTCTCATGGGAAAGCTGGAACCCGGACTCCTGGGAGGATGTGTGGCTGTATCGCCGCTACATCTCCCTACCTCAGGAACTTCCAGGTCGTCGGGTCTTCCTCAAGTTCGACGCGATCATGACGGCCGCCGAGGTGTCCATCAACGGCGTAAGCCTACCCGCCCACCAGGGCGGCTACCTGCCAGTTACTTACGAGATCACCCAGGCGCTCAAGAAAGGCGACAACGTCCTCGACGTAAGAGTTGACGCACGTTTTGAGAACGTGCCTCCGGCAGGATCGCCGCGCGGCCCGCGCGCCGTCGATTACTACCTGCCCGGTGGCATGATTCGCGGGGCGATGCTATTTGCAGTCCCGGACGTATTCATCAGCGACGTCTTCGCCAAACCCATGGATGTACTCGAGCCCAGGCGCCGCGTCGAGATCGCCTGCTCTCTCGACGCCGCGACATCGCCCGAGGAAAAATTGCAGCTCGAAGTGAACCTGCTCGACGGCACTCACGTAGTCTCCAGCACACGCAAGGAATTGTCCGCTTCAAATTCCGGCAAGTTCGACGAAAAGATCACACTCGGTGGCTTGAGCAACATCAAACTGTGGGACGTCGACTCGCCAAAGCTCTACGATCTCGTTGTTACTCTAACTGCCGCCGGTCGTCCGGTTCACGACTACCGCACACGCATCGGTTTCCGCGAGGCTAAATTCACGGTTGACGGCTTCTTTCTCAACGGCCGCCGCCTGCACCTCTTCGGACTCAACCGCCACGAACTCTACCCCTACGTCGGCTACGCCATGCCGCCGCGCGTCATGCGGCGCGATGCGGAGATAATTCGTAACGAATTCCACTGCAACATCGTTCGCTGCTCTCACTATCCGCAATCAGAATCCTTCCTGGAAGCATGCGACGAACTTGGCCTGATGGTGTGGGAAGAAACACCCGGCTGGCAATACATCGGCGACGCAGCGTTTCAGGACCTGGTCGTGCAGAACGTCGGAGACATGATCGTCCGTGATCGCAACCACGCCTCCATTGTCATCTGGGGAGTTCGCGTCAATGAGTCACGCAATGAGCAGCCTCTCTACAAGCGCACCACCGCGCTTGCAAAGTCGCTCGATGACTCTCGCCCTTGCTCCGGCTCCATGACAGGCTTCGACAAGTGGCAAGAGGATTGGCACGAAGATGTCTTCGCCATGGACGACTATCATCAGTCGCCCGACGGCACCGTGCAGATCTATCCTCCGCTACCCGGCATCCCCTACATGCTCGCCGAAACCGTCGGCCAGCGCACCTACACCGCGACCGGGTTTAACAACGTGTATCGCCGCGCGGGCGACATCGCGACGCAATACAACCAGGCCCTCTACCACGCGCAGGCACACGACAAAGCCCTCGCCTATCCGCGCCTCTGCGGCGTGATCGCGTGGTGCGCATTCGAATACGGCAGCCCGCAGAACTCACACAAAGGCGTGAAGAATCCCGGCGTAGCCGACGTCTTCCGAGTTCCGAAACTCGGCGCAGCCTTCTATCAGTCTCAGGTCAGCCCAGATATTAAGCCCGTCATCCTTCCGAATTTCTATTGGAACTTCGGGCCTTCAACTCCGCGAGGCCCAGGAAAGGGCGCCGCAATCTTTTCCAATTGTGATCAGTTGAAACTCTACGTCGATGGCAAGCTGCATTCCACGATAGAGCCTGACCGCAAGAACTATCCCAATCTCAAACACTCTCCGTTCTTCGCCGATCTCGATCTCGACGGAGCAAATCACCCCGAGCTTCGAATCGACGGCTATGTCGCCAGCCGCAAAGTGACCTTTGCCTCGTTCTCTTCTGATCTCAAACAGGATCAATTCTTCGTCACGGTCGATGATGAGGCCATCGTAGGCGACGGACTCGATGCGACTCGCGTCGTCTTTCGCGTCGCCGACAAATTTGGTGCTCCAAGGCTCTTCGCCGGCGGAGATGTAAACTTCACGCTCACCGGCCCCGGCCTATTGGTCGGAGACAATCCCTTTTTCCTCACCGAAAGCGGAGGTGTAGGCGCAATCTGGTTGAGAGGTCTTCCTAATACCTCTGGAAAACTTACTCTGCAGGCCAGACACTGCGCTCTGGGAAGCAAATCGATCGTGATCGCCGTGCATCCAGACACCGGAGCACGGCGAGTATAG
- a CDS encoding LacI family DNA-binding transcriptional regulator produces MNIREIARKASVSHSTVSRVINKVSTVDPKLARRVLAVIDEVGYRPNYQAQALARGRSHTVGLIVSELTGGNPFFSEIILYFERAAVEHGFEVLISFADTETDPSHVAVCANRMKERQVEGIAVLTFGMEQSLIDGEDRADLPIVFVGADRVIEGVRNIQINYLAGMREAVKHLADFGHKRIGYLSGQLSLSSMRMRYDALRKAFKAIGIAIDKGLIVECDHTLEGGFQGMSRLLSLPRPPTAVLCSNDMAAMGALRAMSLRKLHAGKDISVIGFDDLPICNYMQPPLSTIRFSPKELAILAFRALMDDIEGTEGKGEYKYVTQFVLRESTGAPRT; encoded by the coding sequence GTGAACATCAGAGAGATTGCACGGAAGGCATCGGTTTCACATTCCACCGTTTCGCGAGTCATCAACAAGGTCAGCACTGTTGATCCCAAGCTTGCGCGTCGCGTGCTAGCTGTTATCGATGAGGTTGGCTATCGTCCCAACTATCAGGCGCAGGCACTGGCGCGAGGACGCAGTCATACCGTTGGCCTGATCGTGTCGGAATTGACCGGTGGTAATCCCTTTTTCTCTGAAATCATCCTTTATTTTGAACGTGCGGCCGTGGAGCACGGCTTTGAGGTTCTCATCAGCTTTGCAGACACTGAAACCGACCCAAGTCATGTAGCCGTCTGCGCAAACCGGATGAAAGAACGCCAGGTAGAAGGAATCGCCGTTCTTACTTTTGGGATGGAGCAATCGCTCATCGATGGCGAAGATCGCGCTGACTTGCCGATCGTTTTTGTCGGGGCCGATCGAGTGATCGAGGGTGTCAGGAACATCCAGATCAACTATTTGGCTGGCATGCGCGAAGCCGTCAAGCATCTTGCCGACTTCGGACACAAGAGAATCGGCTACCTAAGTGGTCAGTTGAGTTTGAGCAGCATGCGGATGCGTTATGACGCTCTGCGCAAGGCATTCAAAGCCATCGGAATTGCGATCGATAAGGGTCTCATCGTCGAATGCGATCATACCCTTGAAGGTGGATTCCAGGGGATGTCTCGACTATTAAGTCTCCCGCGCCCCCCGACCGCCGTGCTTTGTTCTAATGACATGGCAGCAATGGGAGCACTGCGTGCGATGAGCCTACGAAAGCTTCACGCGGGCAAAGATATTTCTGTCATCGGTTTTGACGATCTTCCGATCTGCAATTACATGCAGCCGCCTCTGAGCACGATCCGATTCTCTCCTAAGGAGCTGGCGATACTCGCTTTCCGCGCTCTCATGGACGATATTGAGGGAACCGAAGGCAAGGGCGAGTACAAGTACGTGACACAGTTTGTTCTTCGGGAATCGACCGGCGCGCCCCGTACCTAG
- a CDS encoding cupin domain-containing protein: protein MRVTTSVNHKICQALEECEGILRLAPTWVPRAYMMPGRRLKLDTRDLYAYGAHRGGVDERWIASTTMAMNENRAPDEGLSFVVSGSQRFLLKEAIEAEGPRMIGRQLWDKYQRWPIYSKFFDNMGPIQHHLHQSDAQAKLVGREGKPEGYYFPPQLNPTFGNFPHTYFGLEPGTTRADIRACLERWNEGDNNILNYAKAYRLQPGTGWLVPTRILHAPGSLLTYEPQWGSDVLSMFQSMVEGRQTKRDLLTQDVPIEKHNDLDFIVDLVDWDRNTDTNFKSKHYIEPMIAAGGEGHGYTDRWVVYGRIDGEQKFSAKELTVGPGAQCTLRDNAASGLIVTQGHGKIGKVEIECPTLIRFGQMTQDEIFITAEAAADDIVIENHSKTEPLVTLRYFGPDVHTNMPDVGDHAR, encoded by the coding sequence ATGAGAGTTACAACGTCCGTCAATCACAAGATCTGTCAGGCACTGGAAGAATGCGAAGGAATCTTGCGGCTTGCGCCGACATGGGTTCCACGTGCATACATGATGCCTGGCCGCCGGTTGAAGCTGGACACACGCGATCTCTATGCGTATGGTGCACACCGGGGTGGTGTCGATGAGCGCTGGATCGCATCCACGACGATGGCGATGAATGAAAACCGCGCTCCTGACGAAGGCCTAAGCTTTGTGGTCTCGGGCAGCCAAAGATTTCTCCTCAAGGAAGCAATCGAGGCGGAAGGCCCTCGCATGATTGGCCGACAATTGTGGGACAAGTATCAGCGGTGGCCGATCTACAGCAAATTCTTCGACAATATGGGGCCGATCCAGCACCATCTTCACCAAAGCGACGCGCAGGCCAAGTTGGTGGGAAGAGAAGGCAAACCCGAGGGCTACTATTTTCCTCCGCAGTTGAACCCGACGTTCGGGAACTTTCCACATACCTATTTTGGCCTTGAGCCCGGGACCACAAGGGCAGATATCCGCGCATGTCTGGAGCGCTGGAACGAAGGTGACAACAATATCTTGAACTATGCGAAGGCATATCGCCTGCAGCCAGGAACAGGCTGGCTGGTTCCCACGCGAATTCTGCATGCGCCAGGTTCCCTGCTGACCTATGAGCCACAGTGGGGCAGCGATGTACTGTCGATGTTCCAATCTATGGTCGAAGGCCGTCAGACCAAGCGTGATCTCTTAACGCAGGACGTGCCTATTGAAAAGCACAACGATCTTGACTTTATCGTAGACCTCGTAGATTGGGATCGAAATACCGACACGAATTTCAAGAGCAAGCACTACATTGAGCCGATGATCGCTGCCGGGGGTGAGGGCCATGGCTATACAGACCGCTGGGTTGTCTACGGCAGAATCGACGGTGAGCAGAAATTCAGCGCAAAAGAGCTAACCGTAGGGCCCGGTGCTCAATGCACGCTGCGCGACAACGCGGCATCTGGATTGATCGTGACGCAGGGTCACGGAAAGATAGGCAAAGTAGAGATTGAATGTCCGACCCTGATCCGGTTTGGACAGATGACGCAGGATGAAATCTTCATTACAGCGGAAGCCGCTGCCGACGACATTGTCATTGAAAACCACTCCAAGACCGAACCTCTCGTGACGCTCCGCTACTTCGGACCTGATGTCCACACAAACATGCCGGACGTCGGCGACCACGCGAGGTAG